The following proteins are encoded in a genomic region of Leptospira ryugenii:
- a CDS encoding molecular chaperone DnaJ, with product MVARQESKRSIQLLSDVIFELQNQSNSLHWFLSYDRLAELLEIRKEECLRKIYQFKSTKPQMSLNGGFNDVDGDDLIDFLSYALDLDDVSSYFLRSGIFFGERPLYELRESYKSLVQRTVENHKLDKELLLLLATATIDFDDAVDSYLMDKFEISFFVDRAIRNFLNSRDIQSEFGAEEFLRDYLMALLPTKILNFRDITKEFRDRTYYEIFGRVRAEKKKKKKLKTKTNLELEELLTFFDLSHDAKEIDVKKRFKELLKKYHPDINKKGEEMTKKIIIKYNRLILLMNKQD from the coding sequence ATGGTAGCTCGCCAAGAATCCAAAAGATCTATACAGCTCCTAAGTGATGTAATTTTTGAATTACAAAACCAGAGCAATTCTTTGCATTGGTTTTTGTCCTACGACAGATTGGCAGAGCTCTTAGAAATTCGAAAGGAAGAATGCCTAAGAAAGATTTACCAATTCAAAAGCACAAAACCACAGATGAGTCTGAATGGAGGCTTCAATGATGTGGATGGCGATGATCTCATCGATTTTCTCTCCTATGCTCTTGATCTTGACGATGTGTCTTCCTATTTTTTGCGCTCAGGTATTTTCTTCGGTGAGCGACCTCTATATGAACTTCGTGAATCATATAAATCTCTTGTCCAAAGAACGGTTGAAAATCATAAACTCGATAAAGAACTTTTATTGCTCCTAGCAACAGCAACAATCGATTTCGATGATGCAGTAGATTCTTATTTAATGGATAAGTTCGAGATTTCTTTTTTTGTAGATAGAGCCATCAGAAATTTTTTAAACAGTAGAGACATTCAATCTGAATTTGGAGCAGAAGAGTTCTTAAGGGATTATTTGATGGCTCTTCTTCCTACCAAGATTTTAAATTTTCGAGACATCACGAAAGAATTTCGAGACAGAACTTATTATGAAATTTTTGGAAGAGTCAGAGCCGAAAAGAAAAAAAAGAAAAAACTGAAAACAAAAACCAATCTTGAATTGGAAGAGCTCTTAACCTTCTTTGATCTGAGCCATGATGCCAAAGAAATTGATGTGAAGAAACGATTTAAAGAGCTCTTAAAAAAATATCACCCTGATATCAATAAAAAGGGTGAAGAGATGACAAAAAAGATCATCATTAAATACAATCGGCTGATTTTATTAATGAACAAACAGGACTGA
- a CDS encoding YceI family protein, giving the protein MERINTVNLMKTIGIIVIFCFLATNRDLFASEVIKKEAKIFVEHATTDVTGVCKEINFEKFEILPQGKSYKLKSPFQITIPVTKIDSGDEDRDEHIQEILGHPEHALIYIKVESILPNDQNYIIKGKLTIHGRTKDFESIAKVENKEKNIISTIGELEVTFSAYQLENPSLLFLKAKDQIKIKYNFDIKIK; this is encoded by the coding sequence ATGGAAAGGATCAATACAGTGAATCTAATGAAAACTATAGGCATAATCGTAATCTTTTGCTTCTTAGCAACTAACAGAGATTTATTTGCTTCCGAAGTCATCAAAAAGGAAGCAAAGATTTTTGTGGAACATGCGACAACTGATGTGACAGGCGTATGCAAAGAGATCAACTTTGAGAAATTTGAAATTCTCCCACAAGGGAAATCTTACAAACTTAAGAGTCCGTTTCAAATTACCATTCCGGTAACCAAAATTGATTCAGGCGACGAGGATAGAGATGAACATATCCAAGAAATTTTAGGTCATCCTGAACATGCTCTAATTTATATCAAGGTCGAATCCATCTTACCCAACGATCAAAACTATATAATTAAGGGAAAGTTAACCATTCATGGTCGTACAAAAGACTTTGAATCTATCGCAAAGGTTGAAAACAAAGAGAAAAATATCATTTCGACAATCGGTGAGTTGGAAGTCACATTTAGTGCTTACCAGTTGGAGAATCCATCTCTATTGTTTTTAAAAGCTAAAGATCAAATTAAAATAAAATATAATTTTGATATAAAAATAAAATAA
- a CDS encoding SanA/YdcF family protein has product MNKAKSYIAQSMALLSSVKWKSWAKAGFLALIFCLILILFADLQIDRIYSESKHSPNPDELPDSLVAIIPGAAVHGKIPSPILSDRLQCGLDLYRKRKVKKILLSGDNGQSDYNELRPMLDFMLKNEVSPEDIFVDHAGFRTLDTLIRAKEVFLVEEAIFVSQSFFLPRAVYLGKELNITLHAYECNLRSYKKENFYEWREFFARQLAYFDIIFDTPPKFLGDKYPIMGSGVNTWKGSIQ; this is encoded by the coding sequence ATGAATAAGGCAAAATCCTACATAGCTCAGTCAATGGCTTTATTGTCCTCGGTCAAGTGGAAATCCTGGGCGAAAGCTGGCTTCTTAGCTCTTATATTCTGTCTCATTTTAATTCTTTTTGCCGATCTCCAAATCGACCGCATCTATTCAGAATCAAAACATAGTCCCAATCCAGACGAACTTCCCGATTCCTTGGTTGCCATCATCCCAGGTGCTGCCGTCCACGGCAAAATACCCTCACCCATTTTATCTGACAGATTGCAATGCGGATTGGATCTTTACCGAAAGCGGAAAGTCAAAAAAATATTATTATCTGGGGACAATGGACAATCTGACTATAATGAATTGAGACCTATGCTTGACTTCATGCTAAAAAATGAAGTAAGCCCCGAAGACATTTTTGTCGACCATGCTGGGTTTCGAACTCTAGATACATTGATTCGAGCAAAGGAAGTTTTTTTGGTTGAAGAGGCAATTTTTGTAAGCCAATCTTTTTTCTTGCCTCGTGCCGTCTATTTGGGAAAAGAATTAAACATAACTTTGCATGCCTATGAATGCAATCTAAGGTCTTATAAAAAAGAAAACTTTTATGAATGGAGAGAATTCTTTGCTAGGCAACTGGCCTATTTCGATATTATCTTTGATACACCTCCCAAATTTTTGGGGGACAAATATCCGATAATGGGAAGCGGAGTGAATACATGGAAAGGATCAATACAGTGA
- a CDS encoding M23 family metallopeptidase, with product MKKKIENLKTVFSQDNPHIKKQIDRVKEKGHQRMTVMVIPHGYDSSFNFQISVFTILFFLGLTLSLLGIAVFAVFRSGNTQSQLDQLSEIYGNYFDTYLTHSRQLEEMREEYSRLNENLLEMYALIDGQDDELLKIDSEDDLESLANEALLREEREDKQLDIGRKYLSEIYDLRNLKYRMNAYQRLMDANYDFLFTRASILSATPLFNPLTSYNMTSTFGMRKSPTSGFWEYHDGVDLANATGTPIYAPAPGRVIKVVYSTVGYGYHLVIQHEFGYATLYGHCSRIFVRQGQEVKQGEVIAEVGATGNVTGPHLHYEVLLAEEGKLDPEDYLQAGVF from the coding sequence ATGAAGAAAAAAATCGAAAACCTCAAGACTGTTTTTTCTCAGGACAATCCTCATATTAAGAAACAGATCGATCGTGTCAAAGAAAAAGGACACCAAAGAATGACAGTTATGGTGATTCCTCACGGTTATGATAGTTCTTTCAACTTCCAAATTTCTGTATTTACTATTCTCTTCTTTTTAGGACTCACACTTTCCTTGTTAGGGATCGCTGTTTTTGCTGTCTTCCGCTCGGGCAATACTCAATCTCAGCTAGACCAACTCTCCGAGATCTACGGAAACTACTTCGACACTTACCTTACACATTCTCGCCAATTGGAAGAAATGCGAGAGGAGTATTCACGACTCAATGAAAACCTCTTAGAAATGTATGCCTTGATAGATGGCCAGGATGATGAGCTATTAAAAATCGATTCAGAAGATGATTTGGAGTCATTGGCAAACGAAGCACTTCTTAGAGAAGAAAGGGAAGACAAACAACTCGACATCGGTCGAAAGTATCTATCTGAAATTTACGATTTGCGAAATCTTAAGTACAGAATGAACGCTTACCAAAGACTTATGGATGCAAATTATGACTTTCTATTCACGCGTGCATCCATTCTTTCTGCAACACCTTTATTCAATCCTTTGACATCTTATAATATGACTTCTACCTTTGGTATGAGAAAATCACCCACATCTGGTTTTTGGGAATACCATGATGGAGTGGACCTAGCGAATGCGACAGGAACTCCAATTTATGCACCAGCTCCAGGAAGGGTTATCAAAGTTGTCTATTCCACGGTTGGATATGGATATCACTTGGTCATACAACATGAGTTTGGTTATGCAACATTATACGGGCATTGCTCGAGGATTTTTGTTCGCCAAGGTCAAGAAGTGAAACAAGGGGAGGTCATTGCGGAAGTTGGAGCAACTGGAAATGTAACGGGTCCTCATTTACACTACGAAGTACTTCTAGCTGAAGAAGGTAAATTAGATCCTGAAGACTACTTGCAAGCTGGTGTGTTCTGA
- the ligA gene encoding NAD-dependent DNA ligase LigA, whose product MDKEKEAKNRIKFLVKEIKLHNERYYKDNSPTITDFEYDQLLGELKKLEKEYPQLKLKDSPTDSVGSDLSTQFTKFKHQIPVLSLENTYNTDDLSEWLHKTDIEAKYSLEWKIDGASMVLYYIDGRLETCVTRGTGGIGDVVTENVKTIKSIPLTLKKPLNLAVRGEIYMNFSDFEEFNEEYGGKFANPRNLSAGSIKHKDPEEVAKRPLRIFVYDAFLTKGRQGFNTHEDILELLKSNSFPLAPDTMIVKGKDLISSVETFRKKKDKMPFPIDGLVIKLNDLSKRESLGETSHSPRWARAFKFEALMKESTIEDIDFAIGRTGKITPRAKISPIQLAGTTVTYATLHNQDYIDTLGAGIGAKVLVSKRGEIIPAVEKVISEPKAGIFKLPKQCPACKTKLVKVDESVDYFCTNRHCPEREKNTLVFFCSKKQMNIEGLGEKQLVLFYEKSWVRSIADLYSLKERRQDMVQLDGFGEKSTEIILSGIERSKEKDFRFTLPSLGLNEIGHKVTEILIENGYDSWEKLVKLSKKENAEEELKEVHGIGPRTIQALLFHTKDKETNQLIQQLIKFGLKFTADVQEKSEIQSFAGQSWCVTGSFENFQPRDKAMDLIVKHGGKKVSSISSKTTHLLYGPGAGSKLDKAKELSVTLVNEEEFLRILKKEGIPFQT is encoded by the coding sequence TTGGACAAGGAAAAAGAAGCAAAGAATAGAATCAAATTTCTAGTCAAAGAAATTAAATTACATAATGAACGGTATTATAAGGACAATTCACCAACAATCACCGATTTCGAATATGATCAATTGTTGGGTGAACTCAAAAAACTAGAAAAAGAATATCCACAATTAAAACTGAAAGACTCACCGACAGACTCTGTTGGCTCTGATCTAAGCACTCAGTTTACAAAATTCAAACACCAAATTCCTGTCCTCTCCTTAGAAAATACATACAATACCGATGATTTGAGTGAATGGTTACATAAGACGGATATAGAAGCAAAATACTCGTTGGAATGGAAAATTGATGGTGCTTCCATGGTTCTTTACTATATAGATGGACGTCTTGAAACCTGTGTTACGCGTGGTACAGGTGGGATAGGTGATGTGGTCACGGAAAATGTTAAAACCATCAAAAGCATTCCCTTAACTTTAAAAAAGCCTCTGAACCTTGCTGTGAGAGGTGAAATCTATATGAATTTTTCTGATTTTGAAGAATTTAATGAGGAATATGGTGGTAAATTTGCCAACCCTCGCAATTTATCCGCAGGCTCCATCAAACATAAAGATCCCGAAGAAGTCGCAAAACGTCCGTTAAGAATTTTTGTTTATGATGCATTTTTGACAAAGGGAAGGCAAGGATTCAACACGCATGAAGATATTCTAGAACTTTTAAAGTCCAATTCATTTCCATTGGCACCAGATACTATGATTGTAAAAGGTAAAGATCTTATTTCTTCCGTAGAAACCTTTCGTAAGAAAAAAGATAAAATGCCTTTCCCTATTGATGGTCTGGTCATAAAACTAAATGACCTTTCCAAAAGAGAATCACTTGGAGAAACCTCGCATTCCCCACGATGGGCACGTGCTTTTAAATTTGAAGCACTCATGAAAGAGTCAACAATCGAAGATATTGATTTTGCTATTGGACGTACTGGAAAAATCACCCCTCGTGCAAAGATATCTCCCATTCAATTAGCAGGTACAACGGTCACATATGCGACCTTACATAACCAAGACTACATTGATACTTTAGGCGCTGGCATTGGAGCAAAAGTACTCGTCTCAAAAAGAGGAGAAATCATCCCTGCTGTCGAGAAGGTCATTTCAGAACCAAAAGCAGGTATATTCAAATTACCAAAACAATGTCCGGCCTGTAAAACAAAACTTGTGAAAGTTGATGAATCGGTAGACTACTTCTGCACAAATCGACACTGCCCAGAGAGGGAAAAGAACACCTTAGTATTCTTTTGTTCAAAAAAACAAATGAATATTGAAGGACTAGGAGAGAAACAACTCGTTCTCTTCTACGAAAAATCTTGGGTAAGGTCAATAGCCGATTTGTACTCTCTGAAGGAGAGAAGGCAAGATATGGTGCAACTAGATGGGTTTGGAGAAAAGTCTACTGAAATCATTTTATCAGGCATTGAACGCTCCAAAGAAAAAGATTTTAGATTCACACTACCTTCCTTGGGTTTGAACGAAATTGGCCATAAAGTAACAGAGATTCTTATCGAAAACGGTTATGATAGTTGGGAAAAACTCGTAAAACTTTCTAAGAAAGAAAATGCAGAGGAAGAATTGAAAGAAGTGCATGGCATCGGCCCCCGAACTATACAAGCTTTACTCTTTCACACAAAAGACAAAGAAACAAATCAGCTAATCCAACAACTCATCAAGTTTGGATTGAAATTTACCGCAGATGTACAAGAAAAAAGTGAAATCCAAAGCTTTGCTGGACAATCATGGTGTGTCACTGGAAGCTTTGAGAACTTCCAACCACGTGATAAGGCAATGGATCTGATTGTCAAACATGGTGGCAAAAAGGTAAGCTCAATCTCGTCAAAAACGACTCATCTTTTGTATGGACCAGGTGCAGGATCAAAGCTGGACAAGGCAAAAGAATTATCTGTTACCTTAGTGAATGAAGAAGAATTTCTTAGGATATTAAAAAAAGAAGGAATCCCATTCCAAACCTGA
- a CDS encoding YceI family protein, with amino-acid sequence MKKTAILFLVFFLFVSYPMFADEKCRYQYDPNKTLLEWTAFKFTEKTGVKGTFKQIKVKKTKQANNILDAVKDLSFEISADSVDSYNPDRDMKIKNLFFGSIQKSGTIKGSFQKISGTDSGNATLSLQFGKKSADFPVTFKIIDNQLEVSGTIDVLALGLANGLQKLNEACLELHKGKDGVSKLWPTVDVKVVSKFEPICK; translated from the coding sequence ATGAAAAAGACAGCCATCCTATTTCTGGTTTTTTTCCTTTTTGTCTCATATCCAATGTTTGCTGATGAAAAGTGTAGATACCAATACGATCCGAACAAAACGTTACTTGAATGGACCGCATTTAAGTTTACTGAAAAGACAGGAGTAAAGGGCACATTCAAACAAATCAAGGTAAAAAAGACAAAACAAGCTAATAACATTTTGGATGCAGTCAAAGACCTTAGCTTTGAAATCTCCGCAGACTCAGTGGATTCATACAACCCAGACCGTGATATGAAAATCAAAAACTTATTCTTTGGTTCTATACAAAAATCGGGCACCATAAAAGGATCATTTCAAAAGATCTCTGGCACTGATTCGGGAAACGCTACACTCTCCTTACAATTTGGAAAAAAGTCTGCGGATTTCCCGGTTACCTTTAAGATCATAGACAACCAACTGGAAGTCTCAGGTACCATTGATGTATTGGCCCTTGGATTGGCAAATGGTTTACAAAAGTTAAACGAAGCATGTCTCGAATTACACAAAGGAAAAGACGGAGTGAGTAAACTTTGGCCTACGGTTGATGTAAAAGTAGTTTCAAAGTTTGAGCCTATTTGTAAATAG
- a CDS encoding ABC transporter ATP-binding protein has protein sequence MKQVKFLKVYLKKLRLLFGFEESRVESPRELGDNFWLNLLNYFASINGRKLKPSIMYEILNRYQYRYPNITEDNFEDFLIELSVHFQVKLNYTHKSLEQIKNFITPNSPFVFIRKSRDGLNFIAYSITGYQSFKYKVETISIDHTEEWIPEKDLCQILGIKNTRIGLRWFISEPLYQFTGSVEKTKSTDRLKHVLNIVYQLISLERRDIWIVVIYGIGIGILSLVIPIATSSLVNIVSFGVLLQPVIVLTILVMFFLGFAGAMQIIQTYVVEVLERRVFVRIASEFAVKFPLIQAEVTENLHKPELANRFFDTMTIQKSVNTLLVEGLSVLLTTIIGFVLIGIYHPIFLLFDLFVLVVGFYYLIYRLGKKTVSAYTYVSKEKYRVAAWIEEIARHSAIFQSKFGLQYGAKKADTLIKDYLYSREKYFRNLILQIAGLVGLQVIASAIVLGLGGYLVINRELTIGQLVAAELVIAKVLSDIAKFGKQLSSFYYMIAAVDKIDAVLSLPLSSGGPHPFIPKEGPLEIEMSNIKYSSLKAFIDINGFNHCFKPRSITGITCEDPKISSIFLDLVAGIRVPEKGSIFFDQQDLHESDYKMNFMDTVLLRGNEIFEGSIHENLCLGRNDISLFEIRETLEKMNFWLFIETLPDGLHTKLNTFGNPFDTIQKSVLQIARAILSKPRLLVVDRILDGIPLQYLEPIFEILLDPKRPWTLLIASRSEAVLSRMETLMCIEDNTITPKPVRKRK, from the coding sequence ATGAAACAAGTGAAATTCTTAAAAGTATATTTAAAAAAACTCCGACTATTATTCGGTTTTGAAGAGTCGAGAGTTGAGAGCCCAAGAGAATTAGGTGATAATTTTTGGCTCAACCTACTCAATTATTTTGCTTCCATAAACGGAAGAAAACTCAAACCAAGCATTATGTATGAGATACTGAATCGTTATCAGTATCGTTACCCAAACATTACCGAAGACAATTTTGAAGATTTTTTGATCGAGTTATCCGTTCATTTTCAAGTAAAGTTAAACTATACTCACAAATCTCTAGAACAAATCAAAAACTTTATCACGCCAAACTCTCCTTTTGTATTCATCAGAAAAAGTAGGGATGGACTTAACTTCATCGCATACTCAATTACTGGGTACCAGTCATTCAAATATAAGGTTGAGACAATTTCCATTGACCACACCGAAGAGTGGATTCCCGAGAAGGATCTCTGCCAAATTCTGGGGATCAAAAATACACGAATAGGACTTCGTTGGTTTATCAGTGAGCCTCTCTACCAATTCACAGGAAGTGTCGAAAAAACCAAATCTACTGACCGACTCAAGCACGTCCTGAATATTGTATACCAATTGATTTCTCTTGAAAGAAGAGATATCTGGATTGTAGTGATTTACGGTATAGGCATTGGTATCCTATCACTTGTGATTCCGATTGCTACCTCTTCCCTCGTTAATATCGTTTCTTTTGGAGTATTGTTACAACCTGTCATCGTTTTAACGATTCTAGTGATGTTCTTTTTGGGTTTTGCAGGAGCTATGCAAATCATCCAAACCTATGTCGTAGAAGTTTTAGAACGCAGAGTTTTTGTGAGGATTGCCTCAGAATTCGCTGTAAAATTCCCTCTCATCCAGGCGGAGGTTACGGAAAATCTCCACAAACCAGAGTTAGCGAATCGATTTTTTGATACTATGACGATCCAAAAATCAGTGAATACTCTGCTTGTGGAAGGCCTTTCCGTACTACTGACTACCATTATTGGATTTGTTCTTATCGGAATCTACCATCCTATCTTTTTACTATTTGATCTTTTTGTATTGGTCGTTGGATTTTATTACCTTATCTATCGCTTAGGCAAAAAGACCGTTTCTGCTTATACATATGTCTCTAAGGAAAAATACAGAGTAGCTGCTTGGATTGAAGAGATCGCAAGGCATTCAGCTATATTCCAATCAAAGTTTGGTCTTCAATACGGGGCAAAAAAAGCTGATACCTTAATAAAAGACTATTTATACTCTAGAGAAAAATATTTCCGGAACCTAATACTTCAGATCGCAGGTTTAGTAGGTTTGCAAGTAATTGCTAGTGCCATCGTACTGGGCTTAGGTGGTTATCTTGTAATCAATAGAGAATTGACGATTGGACAATTGGTGGCCGCAGAGCTTGTAATTGCCAAAGTTCTCAGCGATATCGCAAAATTTGGAAAACAGCTTAGTAGCTTTTACTACATGATCGCAGCCGTGGACAAAATTGACGCGGTCTTAAGCCTTCCGTTATCCTCAGGAGGACCACATCCTTTTATTCCAAAAGAAGGTCCTCTGGAAATTGAGATGTCAAACATCAAATACTCGTCGCTCAAAGCCTTCATCGATATCAATGGATTTAATCATTGTTTCAAACCACGTAGCATAACGGGAATTACTTGTGAAGACCCAAAAATATCTAGCATATTTCTTGATTTAGTCGCAGGCATTCGCGTACCAGAAAAAGGTAGCATCTTTTTTGACCAGCAAGATCTGCATGAATCCGACTACAAAATGAATTTTATGGATACAGTACTACTCAGAGGAAATGAAATCTTTGAAGGTAGTATCCACGAAAATCTTTGTCTCGGTAGAAATGATATCTCCCTTTTTGAAATTAGAGAAACCTTAGAAAAAATGAATTTTTGGTTATTTATTGAAACATTGCCCGATGGATTGCATACCAAGCTCAATACATTTGGCAATCCTTTTGATACGATCCAGAAGAGCGTTTTACAAATTGCAAGAGCCATCCTTTCAAAACCTAGACTTTTGGTCGTCGATCGGATATTAGATGGTATTCCATTGCAATATTTGGAGCCAATCTTTGAAATCTTATTGGATCCAAAACGCCCATGGACCTTGTTGATTGCCTCGAGATCGGAAGCTGTCCTTTCACGAATGGAGACACTTATGTGTATTGAAGACAATACAATCACTCCAAAACCTGTACGTAAGAGAAAATAA
- a CDS encoding HlyD family secretion protein yields the protein MNTRYKSFSLERLPAYRLVQTAKPAQTLAYLLLFLFVITIFFLVVLPWQQTTTGYGRVVAYAPLDRQQLIESPVNGRVVKWYVHEGSKIKKGDPIIDISDNDPEFINRIKQEKEALLLRLEAARDREESLRSRIQALRSSKSNAYTAADSRRMMAIDRVTASEQAVDAAKAALKTATINLERQKQLLEKGLTSKRNLELAELEHATAATGLDRAKANLEAAIKEEKAMFADTGRIGNDVDAAINDARASLATANAEVARVLEDLPRLEARLSRQQNQHIFAPRDGTVMRILVNPDTQQVKEGDGVALLVPDSELKAVELYVNGNDIPLVNEGRSVRLQFQGYPVLQLSGWPEVAVGTFGGIVKLVDVTDDGSGNFRVLVVPDESDRPWPTDNYLRQGVRVKGWIFLNRVSLGYELWRKLNDFPPTLPLQGEDAEKADQKKSK from the coding sequence ATGAATACTCGATACAAATCTTTCTCTTTAGAACGTTTACCTGCTTATCGACTTGTGCAGACTGCAAAACCTGCACAAACGTTAGCCTATCTCCTTTTATTTTTGTTTGTGATTACCATTTTCTTTTTGGTTGTATTACCTTGGCAACAAACCACCACAGGCTATGGCCGAGTTGTTGCCTATGCGCCTCTCGACCGCCAACAATTGATAGAGTCTCCCGTCAATGGCCGCGTGGTAAAATGGTATGTCCATGAAGGTAGTAAAATCAAAAAAGGAGATCCTATCATTGATATCTCGGATAATGACCCCGAATTTATCAATCGAATCAAACAGGAAAAAGAAGCTCTGTTACTAAGGCTTGAGGCGGCGAGAGATCGTGAGGAAAGTCTAAGGTCGCGCATCCAAGCGCTCAGGTCATCAAAATCGAATGCCTACACGGCAGCAGATTCGAGGAGAATGATGGCAATCGATAGAGTGACTGCCAGCGAACAAGCTGTAGATGCTGCAAAGGCGGCACTTAAAACAGCAACTATCAATTTGGAACGTCAAAAACAGTTATTGGAAAAGGGCCTAACCTCAAAGCGAAATCTTGAACTCGCCGAGTTGGAACATGCAACGGCTGCCACTGGACTAGACAGAGCCAAGGCAAACTTGGAGGCAGCGATCAAAGAGGAGAAGGCCATGTTTGCAGATACTGGCAGAATTGGCAATGATGTGGATGCTGCCATCAATGATGCACGTGCCTCTTTAGCAACTGCCAATGCGGAAGTGGCACGCGTACTTGAAGACCTCCCTAGATTAGAAGCTAGGCTCTCCAGGCAACAGAACCAACATATCTTCGCTCCTCGAGATGGAACTGTCATGAGAATCCTTGTCAACCCAGACACACAGCAGGTCAAAGAAGGTGACGGTGTGGCACTTCTCGTCCCTGATTCCGAGCTCAAAGCCGTGGAGCTCTATGTGAATGGAAACGATATCCCTCTTGTGAATGAAGGAAGGTCTGTCCGTCTGCAATTCCAAGGTTACCCAGTACTCCAACTCAGTGGTTGGCCCGAAGTAGCTGTAGGAACTTTTGGTGGTATTGTAAAGTTAGTAGATGTCACTGACGATGGCTCGGGAAATTTCCGCGTACTGGTTGTACCCGATGAAAGTGATCGACCTTGGCCGACGGACAATTATCTTCGTCAAGGAGTCCGGGTAAAAGGTTGGATATTCTTAAATCGTGTCAGTTTGGGATACGAATTGTGGAGAAAACTCAACGACTTTCCTCCCACATTACCTTTGCAAGGTGAAGATGCTGAGAAAGCAGATCAAAAAAAATCAAAATAA